In Catharus ustulatus isolate bCatUst1 chromosome 30, bCatUst1.pri.v2, whole genome shotgun sequence, the DNA window AAggaatttccctttcccttttccttccttttgccaCTTTCCCACACAAATTAAATGTGATCCAAACCCCGAATCCCCTCAGGGTTTGTGGGGTGAATGAACCCCCCTGTACATCCTGACCTGAGCTGGCTAAAACCAGTCCTAAACCTGGCTAAAACCAGTCCTAAACAGAGCACAGAACCGATCCCAAAGCCCCAAAGCAGCGCTGGAGCCTCACCTGCGGCAGGTGAGGGCGGGAGTGGAGGAGCAGCTCcgggaggggagcaggaggaggaggaggaggaggaggaggaggaggaagagcaacTCAGTCCCGGGCCAGGCTCAGTCCCGGGCCAGGATCCctcccaggacaggacaggattCCTCCCGGTCTGTCCTGTTCTCCTCCCACGGAGCTCGGGGATGTTTACCTGCTCACCTGctcacctgcacacctgcacacctgcacacctggaTGTGGgtcagggctctgcagccccgaAAAACGCACCCAGAGGTTCCAGTCCTacataaaattctgtttaacatcccttaaatgggattttaacaTCCcctaaatgggattttttttcctctgcaaccCCAAAAAAGGCACCCAGAGGTTCCAGTTCTAAACCCAGAGGTTCCAGTCCTGCGTAAAACTGTGTTTAACATCCCCTAAATGGGATTTTAACGTCAcctaaatgggattttttcctctgcagccccaaaaaAGGCACCCAGAGGTTCCAGTCCCCCATAAAACCCAAGAGGTTCCAGTCCTAAACCCAGAGGTTCTAGTCCTAAACCCAATTCCAGTCCTAAACCCAGAGGTTCCAGTTCTAAACCCAGAGGTTCCAGTCCTACATAAAACTCTGTTTAACATCCCCTAAATGGGATTTTAACATCCcctaaatgggattttttcctctgcagccccccaaaaaaggcACTCAGAGGTTCCAGTCCCAAATCCAGAGGTTCCAGTCCCAAACCCAGAGGTTCCAGTCCCCCATAAAAACCCAGAGGTTCCAGTCCTAAACCCAGAGGCTCCATTCCTAAACCCAAAGGTTCCAGTCCTGCATAAAACTGTGTTGAACATCCtctaaatgggattttaaaggtcccttaaatgggattttaacgTCCcataaatgggattttaacgTCCcctaaatgggatttttttcctctgtagcCCCAAAAAAGGCACCCAGAGGTTCCAGTCCTAAATCCAGTTCCAGTCCTAAACCCAGAGGTTCCAGTCCTACATAAAACTCTATTTAACATTCCCTAAATGGGATACTAAAGGTCTCTTACATGGGATTTTAACGTCccttaaatgggattttaaaggtcccttaaatgggattttaacgtcccttaaatgggattttttcctcgACAGCCCCAAAAAAGGCACCCAGAGGTTCAGTTCCTAAACCCAGAAGTTCCAGTCCTAAACCCAGAGGTTCCAGTCCTACATAAAACTCTGTGTTTAACTTCCCCTAAATGTGATTTTAACGTCAcctaaatgggattttttcctctgcagccccaaaaaAGGCACCCAGAGGTTCCAGTCCCCCATAAAACCCAAGAGGTTCCAGTCCTAAACCCAAAGGTTCCAGTCCTAAGTAAAACTCTGTGTTTAACATCCcctaaatgggattttaaaggtcccttaaatgggattttaacgTCCcataaatgggattttaacgTCCcctaaatgggatttttttcctctgtagcCCCAAAAAAGGCACCCAGAGGTTCCAGTCCTAAATCCAGTTCCAGTCCTAAACCCAGAGGTTCCAGTCCTACGTAAAACTCTGTGTTTAACATCCCCTAAATGGGATTTTAACGTCccttaaatgggattttttcctctgcagccccaaaaaAGGCACCCAGAGGTTCCAGTCCCCCATAAAACCCAAGAGGTTCCAGTCCTAAACCCAAAGGTTCCAGTCCTAAGTAAAACTCTGTGTTTAACATCCcctaaatgggattttaaaggtcccttaaatgggattttaacgTCCcataaatgggattttaacgTCCcctaaatgggatttttttcctctgtagcCCCAAAAAAGGCACCCAGAGGTTCCAGTCCTAAATCCAGTTCCAGTCCTAAACCCAGAGGTTCCAGTCCTACGTAAAACTCTGTGTTTAACATCCCCTAAATGGGATTTTAACGTCccttaaatgggattttttcctctgcagccccaaaaaAGGCACCCAGATGTTCAATTCCTAAACCCAGAGGTTCCAGTCCTAAACCCAGTTCCAGTTCTAAACCTAGAGGTTCCAGTCCTAAACCCAGAGGTTCCAGTCCTAAACCCAGTTCCAGTTCTAAATCCAGAGGTTCCAGTCCTAAGTAAAACTCTGCATTTGACTTCCCCTacatgggattttttcctctgcaacCCAAGGGGTTTGTGAGCTCAAAGTTTAGAAAGTgacacaaagcaaaaagaaaaaggaaaagaaaaaggaaaagaaaaagaaaaagaaaaaagaaaaagaaaaagaaaaagaaaaaggaaaagaaaaagaaaaagaaaaagaaaaagaaaaaagaaaaagaaaaagaaaaagaaaaagaaaaagaaaaagaaaaagaaaaagaaaaagaaaaagaaaaagaaaaagaaaaagaaaaagaaaaagaaaaagaaaaagaaaaagaaaaaggagtttgGGATATTTGAGAATTGGGGCCCGAAAGCCGCGCTCGGTTCCGACACACAAATCCCGATAATCCCGAGGATTCCAGCGCCGGTCGCCGTGTCCTGGGCGAGCTCGGGCGGGTCCTGGTGGCccctcccggtgtccccgcggtgtccccgcggtgtccccgccCGGCAGGCGGCAGCaggagcccggcccggccccggtcccgcagggTTCGGGTGGAAAATCCCCCGGGGATGGCGGGGCTgaggggtggggtgggaggaTCGGGGGGGGATTGGGATTGAGGGATCCGGGGGGATTGAGAGATCCGGGGGGGATTGAGGGATCCCGGTGGGATTGGGGGATCCCGGGGGGATTGGGATTGAGGGATCCcggtgggtttggggtgagagGATCCCGGTGGGTTTGGGATTAGTTAAAGGATCCGGGGGGATTGGGATTGAGGGATCCCCGGGAGGATTGAGAGATCCCGGTGGGATTGGGGTTAAAGGatcctggggggtttgggactGAGGGATCCCGGTGGGTTTGAGGGATCCCGGTGGGTTTGGGGTTAAAGGATCCGGGGGGATTGGGATTGAGGGATCCCGGGGGGATTGAGATGGGAAGATCCGGGGGTTTGGGGTTAAAGGATCCCGGGGGGATTGGGGTTAAAGGATCCCAGTAGGTTTGGGGTTAAAGgatcccagtgggatttggggtgagggaTCCCGGTTGGATTGGAGTCAAAGGATCCCGATGGGATTGAGGGATCCCAGTGGGTTTGGGGTTAAAGGATCACGGTGGGTTTGAGGGATCCcggtgggtttggggttggttaAAGGATCCCtatgggtttgggatgtggggGTTTCTCCTGCCCCaaagaccccaaaattctgtgGGGTGGGACTCGTGATTTTGGGACTCCCGGTTTTGGGGCTCCAGGTTTTAGGGtccctggttttgggggtctccCGGTTTGGGGGCTTCCCTGTTTTTTGGACTCTCGGTTTTGGGCCtcctgtttttggggttccccctgTTTCGGGCTCGGAGTTGAGCGGCTTTGACTcttcaggaggaattttggggtgtcccggcGGCTCTGGAGGCAGCTGAGACAATCCGGGGGTGAAGCAAACCCGGGCAGAGCCTTGAGCCGGCCCCAAAGGGGAGAgaaatcccacagggacaccGGGGAAATTCGGggaattttatttgggattCACGGGGGACAAACCCAggagatttggggaattttatttgggattCAGAGGGGACaaacacagggacacgggggagatttggggaattttatttgggattCAGGGGGGACAAACCCAGGGACAcgggggaaatttggggaatctTTattgggaagcagagctggagggaggggagggagcgggcagggtttggggctggatttggggtttggggctgggtttggggttttgggaagttttttggggtttggggagtttttggggaatttttaggcTCTCAGTGGTGGTATTggtgctggatttgggattttgggaggtttttttgagctcagtgctggtgctggttctggtgctggtgctggtgcaggatttggggctggatttgggattttggggattttttaggctCTCAATGAtgatgctggtgctggtggtgctggtgctgggtttggagctggatttgggatttttggattttttaggcTCTCAATGATGATGCTGGTGCTGGGTTTGAAGCTGTATTCggatttttgggaggtttttgggatttttgggttctCAATGAtgatgctggtgctggtggtgctggtgctgggtttggggttggatttgggatttttggaggtttttgagAGGTTTTTAGGCTCTCAgtggtggtgctggtgctggtgctggtgcaggatttgggattttgggaggtttttgggatttttaggatctCAGTGAtgatgctggtgctggtgctggtgctggtgctggtgctggtgcaggatttgggattttgggaggtttttgggatttttaggctCTCAATGAtgatgctggtgctggtgctggtggtgctggtgctCCTCCACCTCGTGCAGGTGCTCGTGGGTGGCACACGTCACCCGTGTCACCAGCAGCATCACCTCCCCGAAGCTCAGCTGCGCGTCCTTGTTCACGTCCAGGTCCTTCATGATCTGATCGATGGTGGCTTTGTTCTTCacgtgctggggacagggacaggggacagtgtgaggggacagagggggcgAGGTGAGGGCAGaatcccctcaaaattccaccccaagatggggggaaaagaaatttttgtttgaCTTTAGAGAAGTGAGGTCTGAATTTaaagtaaatacattttttaaaaattaaaaaataaaaggagggCTTTCTTTTGGCTCTGGGAAAGCGAGTTCCAAATTTTAAGTAAGTaagtaaattaattaattaattaattaataaaagtCGGGTTTTCTTTTGGCTTTAGGAAAGCGAGTTCCTAATtttaagtaagtaagtaagtaaataaataaataaataaataaataaataaaatttttaaagttggGCTTTCTTTTGGCTTTAGGAAAGCGAGTTccaaattttaaatacataaataaataaataaataaaattaaaatttaaaagttggGCTTTCTTTTGGTTTTAGGGAAGTGAggtacaattaaaaaaataaataaaataacagtaataaaaaattaaaataaaagaggatgCCCTTTTTTTGGCTTTATGGAAGTGAGgtcaaaaatttaaataaataaataaataaataaataaataaataaaaataatttaaaaattaaaaaggtggGCTTTCTTTTGGCTTTGGGAAAGCGAGTTCCaaattttaagtaaataaataaataaataaataaataaataaataaataaataaataaataaaagtcgGGCTTTCTTTTGGCTTTGGGAAAGCGAGTTCCAAATTTTaagtacataaataaataaataaataaataaataaataaaatttttaaaaaaattagaagtcGGGTTTTCTTTTGACTTTAGGGAAGTGAGGtccaaattttaaataaataaataaatacataaataaaatttaaaaattaaaaaggagggCTTTCTTTTGACTTCAGGGAAGTGAGTTTCaaattttaagtaaataaattaattaattaaattaaattaataaagttttaaaagttgAGTTTTCTTTTGGCTTTAGGGAAGCGAGgtccaaatttaaaataaataaataaataaaatttaaaaattaaaaaggagggCTTTCTTTTGGCTTTGGGAAAGCCAGTTCCaaattttaagtaaataaataaaataaaataaaataaaataaaataaaataaaataaaataaaataaaataaaatttaaaagtcgGGCTTTCTTTTGGCTTCAGGGAAGCGAGTTCCaaataaagtaataataataataataataataataataataataataataataataataatatgagGTGGGCTTTCTTTtggctggggacaccctggggacaccctggggacactcagggacactcagggaacATCTCTCCTCACCTTGAGGTAGTTGCTGAGCTGTTTCTCGATGAGCAGTTTGAGCTCCCCCCGGCTCagcgtgtccctgtccccctcgCGCCGCGAGTACTGGTGGAACACATCGATGATGGAATCCATGGCGCGCTCCAGCTCCGACAGCGgggcctggctctgctgggactgcggcaggaaatgggaataaaacatGGGATTAATGGGGTGGGAgagtggggaaaatgggaataaattatGGGGTTAATGGGGCTGGGAGAGtgggaaaatgagaataaaacaTGGGGTTAATGGGGTGGGAGAGTggggaaaatgagaataaaacaTGGGGTTaatggggctgggagggtggggaaatgggaataaataacGGGATTAATGGGGCTGGGAgagtgggaaaaatgggaataaaacatggggttaatggggttgggagagcaggaaaaatgggaataaaacatGGGGTTAATGGGGCTGGGAgagtggggaaaatgggaataaataacAGGATTAATGGGGCTGGGAgagtggggaaaatgggaataaattatGGGGTTAATGGGGCTGGGAgagtgggaaaatgggaataaattatGGGATTAATGGGGTTGGGAGAgtaggaaaatgggaataaattatGGGGTTaatggggctgggacagcagggaaatgggaataaaacatGGGGTTAATGGGGATGGGAGAGTGgggataatgggaataaaacatGGGATtaatggggctgggagagcgggaaaaatgggaataaaacatggggttaatggggttgggagagcaggaaaatgggaataaattatGGGGtaaatggggctgggagagtggggaaaatgggaataaataacGGGATtaatggggctgggagagcaaaaaaatgggaataaataatGGGATTAATGGGGTGGGAgagtgggaaaatgggaataaattatGGGATtaatggggctgggagagcagggaaaatgggaataaataacGGGATCAACGGGGCTTGgggagcagaaaaaacaaattatggGATCAATGGGGCTGGGGAGATCAGAtcagaaaaacccaaattccagggctggggaaaagctcagctcaggaaaaacccaaatttcagaaattccaggatttgTGTTGGGCTGGGGAGATCACCCCAAAGAATGTCTGAACCTTTTTGGGGACACAGAACAGGTGacaacatcccaaaaatccccccggacaccccaaacccccccatcCTTGCCTTGCTCATCCTGGCTCGGGTGGCACCGGGACAGGCTCGGGTGGCACCGGGACAGGCTCGGGACAGGCTCGGGTGGCACCGGGGCCACCGCGGGGGCCTCTTTATAGCCCAGCCCTTGTGCAACGACCCCGCGCTGGCCCCGGGGCTTGCTCAAGGCTCCGGAAAGTTGCCCAAAAACAGGACCGGGGCTTTTCCCGCAAGGTGGGGGTGgttctgtcccctgtccctgtcactgtcgCCATCCCTGTctcaattaaataaaatttaatattaaatacaatttaataaaattcgttttattaaataaaataaatttatttaattttttatttaaattaaattttatttaaattatttttatcacattaaattctattaaattaatttttgttaaatttaattttattaaatttaattttattaaatttaattttatcaaataaaatgtttcattttctttaataaaatttaatattaaataaaacttaaaacacaaaataatctGTTTCCTTCACGTGCTtgttaatcctggctctgagtgagAGTAGAAGAGACTGAGACAAAAATTTAGtggcacaaaataaaaattcaggtgtgccaggtgtgtcccgagctgcagagcccaggtgTGGCTCAAAGGcgtggttttatttccttttatttatttttatttatttttatttccttttatttatttgtatttatctttatttcattttatttgttttttataaataaatcttTCCAGATCTTTCACATCTGGGGCGTTCTGGCACATCTGGAACATTTCAGGGACATTTCATAACTGGGAGATTCTGGAACATCTGGAGATGGGAACATTTCACATCTGGAGGGTTCTGGAACACCTGGAAATTGGGATATTTCACATTTGGGGGTTCTGGCACATCTGGAACATTTCAGGGATGTTTCATAACTGGGAGATTCTGACACATCTGGAACTGGGGGTTCTGGAACATCTGGAACATCTGGGACATTTCACagctggaaggttctggaaaaTCTGGAACCTTTTAAAATGGGAAGGTTCTGGAACATCTGGAAATTGGGATAGTTGACACCTGGGGGTTCTGGCACATCTGGGATATCTGGAACATTTCACagctggaaggttctggaaaaTCTGGAACATTCCAGGGACATTTCACATCTGTGGGTTCTGTCACATCTGGAGATGGGGACATTTCACAGCTGGAAGGTCCTGGAACATCTGGAACATTTCAGGGACATTTCATAACTGGGAGGGTCCTGAAACATCTGGAGATGCTGGGGACAGTTCATAGCTGAGGGTTCTGGCACATCTGGAACATCTGGGACATTTCACagctggaaggttctggaacaCCTGGAAATTGGGATATTTCACATCTGTGGTTTCTGGCACATCTGGAGACGGGGATTCCACATCTGTGGGTTCTGGCACGTCTGGGGACGGGGACATTCCATAGCTGAGGGGTCCTGGAACATCTGGAACATTTCAAAATGGGAAGGTTCTGGAACATCTGGAAATTGGGGCGTTTCAAAACCGGGGGTTCTGGAACATTTCACAATGAGGATTCTGGAACATCTGGAGACAGGGATATTCCACAGCTGAGGGGTTCTGGCACATCTGGAACATTTCACagctggaaggttctggaacaTCTGGAAATTGGGGCATTTCAAAACCGGGGGTTCTGGGACATTTCACAACCGAGGGGTTTGGGCCCATCTGGGACATTTCACAACGGTCGCGTTGCACTTTTGGTGCAATCTCAGGAAACCTCCCGGGGTCACTTTGGGCACACCGGGGGTGGCACGGGGGGACAAGGATGGGGTGGCACGGGGGGACAAGGACAGAGTGGTCCAGGGGGTTCTGGAGTGGCCCAGGGGGTTCTGGGGTGGCCCAGGGGGGTTCCAAGGTGGCCCAGGGGGGTTCGGGGTGGCCCAGGGGGTtctggggtggcacagaggggttCCAAGGTGGCCCAGGGGGTTCCAGAGTGTCACAGGGGGGTTCCAGGGGTGCTGTCACCCCAGCAATGGATGAGGAGACAGGAACACCTCCAAGAATTTCCAGCAATGCTTTATTGAGTTCCAGGCTGTCCCAAGCAGGCGGGGACCGGCCCGAGCCCCGTTCCCAAAGCTCCCCTGtccagttttggggtcccagatcAGTCCCAGTCTCATTTTGGGTTCCcagcccagtcccagtcccagtttgggttcccagtccAGTTTCAGGGTCACAGCCCAGTCCCAGTTAGGGTTCCcagcccagtcccagtcccagtttgggttcccagcccagtcccagtcccattctGGGTTCCCAGTCCAGTCCCAGTCCCGTTTGGGTTCCCAgtccagtcccagtcccagtttgggttcccagtccagtcccagtcccattttgggttcccagcccagtcccagtcccGTTTCAGGGTCCCATCCCAGTCTCAGTCCCCGTCTGGCCCCGCTCAGTCGCGGTCGGGCCCGCAGCGCTCCGAGCCGTGGCTGATGCGATGCGCGTCATCCGCCAGCTTGCTCAGCACGATGGTGAACTCCTCAAAGCTCAGCTCCTTGTCGTGGTTCAGGTCGGTCTCACTGAACAGCCGCTCCAGGTACCCGGGTTGGTTCCTGTCCTGGGAtaggggacagggctggggtcacatccctgtcctgggattggggacagggctggggtcacATCCCTACTCTGGGATAGGGGACAGGGTTGGGGTCACGTCCCTGTCCTGGGAccggggacagggctggggtcacATCCCTACTCTGGGAtaggggacagggctggggtcacatccctgtcctgggactggggacagggctggggtcacatccctgctctgggataggggacagggctggggtcacatccctgtgctgggattggggacagggctggggtcacGTCCCTgtcctgggatttgggacagggtGGGGGTCACGTTTCCCC includes these proteins:
- the LOC117008668 gene encoding protein MRP-126-like codes for the protein MFYSHFLPQSQQSQAPLSELERAMDSIIDVFHQYSRREGDRDTLSRGELKLLIEKQLSNYLKHVKNKATIDQIMKDLDVNKDAQLSFGEVMLLVTRVTCATHEHLHEVEEHQHHQHQHQHHH